AGTGGAAACGGAAGTTAGGTTGAAAATACTGTATCCGTGAAAACCGGAAACATCCGCTTTCTCCCAACCCCGCTGGAGACGTATGACTGGAAAAGCTAACTAGCTGTAAAACTATAGTTTATAAACCTTTTTATTTCTACACTATAATACTACAATCTGGTTTTCAAGTCAAAGAGCTCAGTGGTAGGGCGATAAAATATCTGAACCCTCAAAATCCAGAATGAGACGACACACAACATATAATGATGAAGACATGCGCGATGCTAccaggaggaagggagagaaggtaAATAATCCGATTTTGTCCGTTCTTGCACATGCATTTCCAGAAGTATTGGCAATGTGACTATTTACATTTGGTGATTTAATTTATTTGCCGGTACCTTCCTGACTGGCATATTTATGTTTAAATAGCCAGCCTGCTCTGAAAAAGacattagctaatgttagctaatctGACgtaaactagctaacgttagttgctAGGAAACTCTGATCTGCTTCTAAAATATGTGGACTGGATTTATTTTATATCATGTTTTTACAAGTGTAATTCAATGTAACGTGTATGACGACCAACTAAACTGTCTGACCTACCATATGCATGCACATCCACATCCAAGCATTCCTTACCAATTCTCTCAATTACCAAACTTCAGGTTTTATTTTGACGATGTATATATTATACATTTTGCAAGTTAGGAAAATAGTGTGGTTTGCCAAGTGGATTCTTCTCTTCCATGCGCTGGCAGTCGAAATACAGAACAGAGAACCGAGTGTAGGATAGAGTTTCCTCAATGTTCCTCCACACAAAACTCACGCACAGCTAACCCTCTCACTTACTAtatactacatctactactacaaaccagtttagtattttattaggcacCCCGTTAGCtgttgtcaaggcagcagctactcttcctgggggaaCACAAAACATCACATCTTGCAAAACCTTGTGCATCATACAAATCCACATTCCCACCACTACATCACAAATGTACATTGTTCCACTACTACATTACATTTTGGGAGAGATTTCcacgtagtcatggctctatatagtactgtgcGTTTCCTAGCCTCTGttctggggactgtgaagagaaccCTGGTAGCATACTAGCATGTCTTATGGGATATGCcttggtgtctgagctgtgtgttaatTTATTGAACAGATAGTTTGGTACTTTCAATACCTCAATACCCCCGGTGTAACACAGTTCCCCCCCCTCCCTAAAATAAACGatggctgtccatggtgctgaaagtgCGATAAATGTTTATTGGTAGTAATTTTCTCATGTTAAGTCTAACATTTCACGAACCTATACATGACGCAATGCTGCCATTTGTAGACTGCTGACTGGTGGCAATAATGTAATTACATGTTCAATAATTAAAATTGGAAATTCAGATTGCAAATTCATGTTTTTATGCAACCGCATACTAATCAGCTACCAATGGATTTTTAAAATAATATACAACTGTCCTGTATAGGCTACCTGAACCTGCCTGTCATGAGCCGTCCTCCTGCTCTCTCCTAGTTTAGATAGAACGTTGTTGTGAGTAAAACCAGTCTATTAATGCCAAATAAGTCAGtccacccacaaaacactagtTTACTGGGGATTCAGTGTACTATCTATAGCTATGTACTGTATTTAGCTGCTATTTAGCTGCTTTTTATAAaagtagcaggtagcctagtggttagagcgttggactagtaatcgtttgcttgatcgaatccccaagccaacaaggtaaaaatctgttcctaggccgtcattgtaagtaagaatttgttcttaataactgactcGCCTAATTAAATAAcggatacattttaaaaaattgccAAACAAGTTTTCTTCCCGAGTGgcacagaggtctaagacactgcatctcagtgctagaggtgtcactacagaccctggtttgatctcgggctgtatcacaaccggcagtgatcgggagtcccatagggtgtcgcataattggcccagcgttgtccgggttaggggagggtttggtcggggtaggccgtcattgtaaataagaatttgtttttaactgacttgcctagttaaataaaatttaaaaaacagaggAAAAAAAGTACTTGGCTTGAGGGTAAAATCAGCCACTATTTATTTATTGTTGAACTTGTCTGGCTAATAGCCTACACAAATGGGCTGCAATATTCAAGGTAAATTAAATCTAACTTTAGAGTCTCCTGAAATCCTCcatttttttttgtgcaaatctTTTCACAGCGGCCTGGAGATCCAGTTTGCTGCCCGACTTTTCTATACGGAGTATTGCCAACCCAGACAGTCTTTCCTGACATGTTTCATTATAGGCCTATGTCCATTGCGCTGCACAAAATGTAAACGTATTCTTGAATAATGTATGCCAAGATATACCTGAGATAAGGGACTGTTGATATTTGCAACCACACAACTCAAACACCGGTTCACCAGTATGAATGAAATCTCAAACCGCTTTCTTTTTGTCTGTCCAGTATCCAGGACGACCTGTCCCCAGAGCTTCGAATACCTTTGTTTATTTCCATAACGTGTTGAAGCCGGCAATTAAGGAGAATGAGGGGCTCAATTAAAGATGTTGCAGAACTGCTGTATTTGAAGCACAACTCACTTCTGCCCAGTTTCCCAGATGTTGCTATGGCAATCAAGCTGTGTTTACAATCCTGTAACAGTCGCTTCTGCGGAGAGATCGTTTTCTAAACTAAAACTCAGAAGGAACTAACTGAGTTTTAATTAGGTTCTCGGTCTGATATGAAGCTATTGAACCCCTGAGTAAGTGCCACTCATTGCACTGGCGCCGTCGTAGCCTTAACCACGGCATTTGTTCACCGATATCCCCTCAATTAGTGATTTATTTTTGTTCAAGGCCCGAGGCACTTTTTCATTCACATTCCCGAAGCCCAAGAAACTAAAACTTAGCTTACCTATGGAAATTAAAAGCGTTAATATTAATTACCTTTTTGAGGGTAACTGTCAAAATTCTGGATTCAATTAAAGAAAATAGACAgactactttgagccaggagagactgacTTACATGTTTTGGATGTTAGccctctgtgtacatttaagggccagacATGCTACTCTGTTCTAGGCAAAGTACAGTTGGCCCATGTCCTTCTTTGCAGAACGTGACCATATAACTGGTACGAATCGAGTATGAATCATGTCAACCTTCATCCATTTTTAAGCTATAAAGCAAGCAGCTGTCTTAGTAGATGGTTATCCATTGATATTTTCTCATGTATCCTGTTAGGTCCCTGAGGATAAACAACACGAATCCACCATTTACTCATTCAGGACACAGGAGCAGGACACAGCAGCCACAGGCTTCCAGCGCTTCCTCAATGTCCTCAACAAAGGGGTGGACATCAACAAGCTCTCAAAGATTGTCAACAACGTGAATGAGTTACCCCCTATACAGGAGGCCCATCCCAAGACTGCCTACAGGAGTGAGTATAAGGAGGCCCCAGCTCAGAACTCTCAGGATTGCTTGGGGCCCCACAGTAGAGCTCTGCCACAAGACCAGAGTCCCTCTCACATTCGTGAAGAAAGGAGGCTGGATCTCCCACATGGCCAGCTCCAGAGCCTGCTGGAGTCCATCGGGCTAGACCTGGGGGTGGAGGAGTTGGGCCGACTGACAGACCGGACCAAGGAGAGGCTGTACGGGATgaagagagaccaggagaggagCCCGTTGAAGTCAGACAGGCACTCTAGTActagagactgggacagagaacGAGACGAGGACACAGAGAGGGAAGGATCTAAGAGAAATGGAGAAAGGGAACGGGACAGAGACTGGGCCAGTtctgagagagaccgagagagagacggggaaaaaTCTGAGAGAGACCGGGACAGACACTCTAATACCAGGGACAAGCGCTCTGGTCCCAGGGACAGGCACTCTAGTACCAGGGACAGGCGCTCTGGTCCCAGGGACAAGCACTCTAGtaccagggacagagacagacgcTCTGGTTCCAGGGACAGGCACTCGGGTACCAGGGACAGCAACAGGGACAGGCGCTCTAGTACCAGGGACAGCCAGAGAGATAGGCACTCTGATACcagggacagtgagagagacaggcacTCTGGTtccagagacagggacaggcacTCGGGTACCAGGGATAGCAACAGGGACAGGCGCTCTAGTACCAGGGACAGTGAGAAAGATAGGCACTCTGATACcagggacagtgagagagacaggcacTCTGGTACCAGGGACAGGCGCTCTAGTAccagggagagagacgaggacagACGCTCTAGTAccagggagagagacgaggacagGCGCTCTAGTACCAGGAACAGAGACGAGGACAGGCGCTCTAGTACcagggacagtgagagagacaggcacTCTGGTACCAGGGACAGGCGCTCTAGTAccagggagagagacgaggacagGCGCTCTAGTACCAGGGACAGAGACGAGGACAGGCGCTCTAGTACCAGGGACAGAGACGAGGACAGGCGCTCTAGTACCGGGGACAGGCGCTCTAGTACCCGGGACAGGCGCTCTAGTACCAGGGACAGGTGCTCTAGTACCAGGGACAGGCGCTCTAGtaccagggacagagacagggacaggcgCTCTAGtaccagggacagggacaggcgcTCTAGtaccagggacagagacagggacaggcgCTCTAGTAACAGGGACCGAGACCGGGACAGGCGCTCTAGTGACAGAGACCGGGCCAGGCGCACtagtaacagggacagagacagggacaggcgATGTAGTACCAGGGACTGGGACAGAGATGGTGACTGGGAAAAAGAAAGTGACATGGATTGGTATAGGGACAAGTCCAAGGAAAGCTCTTCTGAGCTCAACACACACAAGGACCCTATATATCCTTTTTCTCACCCTCCTAATGCATCTATGATGGCAACCTTCTCCACCACCCAGTTCTCTCTGTATACCAGCAGCCCCTACGCCAATGCCTTCCCTCCAGGTTGGGGTTATGCCCCTGGCACCATGCCCCCTGTTACCATGCCCCCTGTTACCATGCCCCCTGTTACCATGCCCCCTGGAACCATGCCCCCTGGCACCATGCCTCCTGGCCTTATGCCCCCTGGTAGCATCCCCCCTGGTACCATGCCCCCTGGCCTTATGCCTCCTGGTACCATG
This sequence is a window from Oncorhynchus mykiss isolate Arlee chromosome 13, USDA_OmykA_1.1, whole genome shotgun sequence. Protein-coding genes within it:
- the LOC110485915 gene encoding YLP motif-containing protein 1; the protein is MRRHTTYNDEDMRDATRRKGEKVPEDKQHESTIYSFRTQEQDTAATGFQRFLNVLNKGVDINKLSKIVNNVNELPPIQEAHPKTAYRSEYKEAPAQNSQDCLGPHSRALPQDQSPSHIREERRLDLPHGQLQSLLESIGLDLGVEELGRLTDRTKERLYGMKRDQERSPLKSDRHSSTRDWDRERDEDTEREGSKRNGERERDRDWASSERDRERDGEKSERDRDRHSNTRDKRSGPRDRHSSTRDRRSGPRDKHSSTRDRDRRSGSRDRHSGTRDSNRDRRSSTRDSQRDRHSDTRDSERDRHSGSRDRDRHSGTRDSNRDRRSSTRDSEKDRHSDTRDSERDRHSGTRDRRSSTRERDEDRRSSTRERDEDRRSSTRNRDEDRRSSTRDSERDRHSGTRDRRSSTRERDEDRRSSTRDRDEDRRSSTRDRDEDRRSSTGDRRSSTRDRRSSTRDRCSSTRDRRSSTRDRDRDRRSSTRDRDRRSSTRDRDRDRRSSNRDRDRDRRSSDRDRARRTSNRDRDRDRRCSTRDWDRDGDWEKESDMDWYRDKSKESSSELNTHKDPIYPFSHPPNASMMATFSTTQFSLYTSSPYANAFPPGWGYAPGTMPPVTMPPVTMPPVTMPPGTMPPGTMPPGLMPPGSIPPGTMPPGLMPPGTMPPGLMPPGTMPPGLMPPGLMPPGTMPPGLMPPGLMPPGTRPPGLMPPGFMPPGFMPPGIRPPGFMPPGFMPPGFMPPATMPPFPYPPPGYPPYPSAPPHYSNSTAALSQTYAYTQAASNLQLSSTQPASNHQLTSIPLPYNQPTGNLLQLMNLQLPNSKPASTRQLTYIQPANNPQGKSTQPGGTRQLTYFQPASNPQVTSTKHASTRQLTYIQTASNPQVTPTQPDSELKVTSTAVPTPALKVLTPGPISLSKAQQLKEPSPPRCLHYVKTVVPKGIKRRMRRSRVTRNRQALEERCNKYKKEVLRKRRIYRDLQGKRDGLIARAAAKVAAQLAAKYPRALSEAEAESEVEGEKKTMPEEAIKGKLKKKLEEFNLKMKRKSTQQTPT